A stretch of Paenibacillus mucilaginosus 3016 DNA encodes these proteins:
- a CDS encoding carbohydrate ABC transporter permease, with product MIRESIPDKLLKLSFYLILTLFSVYCLLPIVAVVSSSFSTESSILRDGYTLFPVEFSLEAYKLIFQDQTIYKAYGVTIFITAAGTALSMIFTSAMAYAISVKTVKYRNAIAFYAYFTMLFHGGLVANYLLISKYLGMKNSIWVLIIPGLISAWNMFLLRNFFASIDESLAESAKMDGANDAYILMRIILPVSLPALATVGLFYALGYWNKWFDALLYISDPDKFPLQYLIQRIMNNLDYVNQIAADVSIPNFIPPAITVRLATTMVTIGPIVLLYPFLQRYFVKGLMVGAVKG from the coding sequence ATGATCCGGGAAAGCATCCCAGACAAGCTGCTCAAGCTCTCGTTCTATCTGATTCTGACCTTGTTCTCGGTGTACTGCCTGCTGCCTATTGTCGCTGTTGTGTCTTCGTCCTTCTCAACCGAGTCCTCCATCCTGAGGGACGGATATACCTTGTTCCCGGTGGAATTCTCCCTGGAGGCCTACAAGCTGATCTTCCAGGACCAGACGATCTACAAGGCTTACGGCGTAACGATCTTCATTACGGCGGCCGGCACGGCCCTCTCGATGATCTTCACCAGCGCCATGGCTTATGCCATCTCCGTCAAGACCGTGAAGTACCGCAATGCCATCGCCTTCTATGCCTACTTCACGATGCTCTTCCACGGGGGCCTGGTGGCGAACTATCTGCTGATCTCGAAGTATCTCGGCATGAAAAATTCCATCTGGGTCCTGATCATCCCCGGGCTGATCAGCGCCTGGAACATGTTCCTGCTCCGCAACTTCTTCGCTTCCATCGATGAGTCGCTTGCCGAATCGGCCAAGATGGATGGAGCCAACGATGCGTACATTCTGATGCGCATCATCCTGCCGGTCTCGCTGCCCGCTCTGGCAACGGTAGGACTGTTCTATGCGCTGGGGTATTGGAATAAATGGTTCGACGCCCTGCTGTATATCAGCGATCCGGACAAGTTCCCGCTGCAGTATCTGATCCAGCGGATCATGAACAACCTGGACTATGTGAACCAGATTGCGGCGGATGTGTCCATTCCGAACTTCATCCCGCCGGCCATCACGGTGCGGCTGGCGACAACGATGGTAACGATCGGTCCGATCGTGCTCCTGTACCCGTTCCTGCAGAGGTATTTCGTCAAGGGATTAATGGTAGGCGCGGTCAAAGGCTGA
- a CDS encoding response regulator: MVHLLIVDDEIHAVEGIRSGVEWQKLGITSVFTAYNAKQAQEVFDRERVDIMLCDIEMPQATGLELAEWVRNNSPKTETIFLTCHADFKYAKQALQLGSLDYILKPIPFKELEKVILKAVEKIDKDSELIEFSQYGRFWFQHQPMLIERFWLDIITQTIPSNAEAVGRAAADRNIPYAAEMIFVPILISVQRWHKQLTLRDEKILEYALKNTAEEVLFGSRRDGQIISTGNGRLLAILSASSHTDFELTLRSLCEHYIDMCRQYFYCDLSCYIGDKVHGHGMFEMVNRLQLMEKNNVAYNNKVILSFELKQHPPANRLPDMELWGVMLKEGKGENVLEEAACYFERQMRIDALDANLLHQFYQNFQQMLYHMLQTKGIQAHQLFSDSISLELAANAIRTVTDTRSWMNHAVRKAMGYISAIEQSQSVIERVKHYIKLNIAKDLSREDIANYVFLNPDYLTRIFKKETGMAVSDYLFYERLKLAKELLAKTDMSIGAVASHIGYANFSHFSRMFKKYTNLNPNEYRQLHQ; encoded by the coding sequence ATGGTTCATTTGTTAATCGTAGACGACGAGATTCATGCCGTGGAAGGGATCCGTTCGGGCGTCGAGTGGCAGAAGCTCGGAATCACTAGCGTCTTTACCGCGTATAACGCCAAACAGGCCCAAGAGGTTTTTGATCGCGAACGTGTCGATATCATGCTTTGCGACATTGAGATGCCCCAGGCTACGGGGCTTGAACTGGCCGAATGGGTACGGAATAACTCCCCGAAGACAGAAACGATATTTTTGACTTGTCATGCGGACTTCAAATATGCTAAACAAGCGCTTCAGTTGGGAAGCTTGGATTACATTCTTAAACCCATTCCGTTTAAAGAACTGGAGAAGGTAATCCTCAAAGCCGTCGAGAAGATTGACAAAGATTCAGAGTTGATCGAATTCAGCCAATATGGCCGCTTCTGGTTCCAGCACCAACCGATGCTGATCGAGCGTTTTTGGCTGGACATCATCACTCAGACGATTCCATCCAACGCGGAAGCGGTAGGACGCGCCGCGGCGGACCGAAACATCCCTTATGCCGCAGAGATGATCTTTGTGCCGATTTTGATCAGTGTGCAAAGGTGGCATAAACAACTAACACTTCGCGACGAAAAAATTTTGGAGTATGCGCTGAAAAATACGGCTGAGGAAGTGCTATTCGGGTCCCGCCGCGACGGACAAATCATATCGACCGGGAACGGGCGGTTGCTTGCGATCTTGTCCGCCAGTAGCCATACTGACTTTGAATTGACGTTAAGGTCATTGTGCGAACACTATATCGACATGTGCAGACAGTATTTCTATTGCGATCTCTCTTGTTATATCGGGGATAAAGTGCACGGGCACGGCATGTTCGAAATGGTGAATCGTCTGCAGCTTATGGAAAAAAACAATGTCGCTTATAACAATAAGGTGATTTTGTCGTTCGAGCTGAAACAGCATCCTCCCGCCAATCGACTGCCCGACATGGAATTGTGGGGAGTCATGTTGAAGGAAGGAAAAGGCGAAAACGTATTGGAGGAAGCCGCCTGCTATTTCGAACGGCAAATGAGGATCGACGCGCTGGACGCAAATTTGTTGCATCAGTTTTACCAGAATTTCCAGCAGATGCTATATCACATGCTCCAAACCAAAGGAATACAAGCCCATCAGTTGTTCAGCGACAGCATCTCCCTAGAGCTGGCTGCGAATGCAATCCGTACCGTTACGGATACCCGCTCGTGGATGAATCATGCGGTACGCAAGGCGATGGGTTATATATCGGCGATCGAACAATCGCAAAGCGTGATCGAAAGGGTCAAACATTATATTAAATTGAATATCGCAAAAGACCTGTCGAGGGAAGATATCGCGAATTACGTATTCCTCAATCCAGACTATTTAACTCGGATTTTCAAGAAGGAAACCGGGATGGCAGTATCCGATTATTTATTTTATGAACGGCTCAAACTGGCCAAGGAACTGCTGGCCAAGACCGATATGTCGATCGGTGCAGTGGCGTCGCACATTGGATATGCCAATTTTTCGCATTTTTCCCGAATGTTTAAGAAGTATACGAATCTCAACCCTAACGAATATCGACAATTGCATCAGTAA
- a CDS encoding helix-turn-helix transcriptional regulator, translating into MNPAIILTADRFPLVRDIGWNRTDSLYSHPDRVLEYHVFLYVSRGSMQVIEEDTAFVVREREFLFLHKGLHHWGLPSTPAGTEWYWIHFNTVPEEQADYKEHPPLPRIEYYAPDHYRYRISLPKYGTAEPGTEERLASMFTGLQEAGSHRMTRASLSVYSFLLDLHTSASRSANGAMGSGARLAERVMAYLTARIEEPFDGAKLAAHLSMNYSYVSSSFSKATGQSIIEAHTRLKLNEAVKLIRHSTLNIAEISERLGYQNPFYFSRVFKKTFGEPPSAYARQFYQPQRQEKDRE; encoded by the coding sequence TTGAACCCCGCCATCATACTGACGGCAGACCGCTTTCCCCTCGTCCGGGATATCGGCTGGAACCGGACGGACAGCCTGTATTCCCATCCCGACCGGGTGTTGGAATATCATGTGTTCCTCTATGTATCCCGGGGCAGCATGCAGGTTATTGAGGAGGATACCGCTTTTGTCGTCCGGGAGAGGGAGTTCTTATTCCTTCACAAAGGCCTGCATCACTGGGGGCTGCCTTCCACCCCTGCGGGCACCGAGTGGTACTGGATCCATTTCAATACGGTCCCGGAAGAGCAGGCGGATTACAAAGAGCATCCTCCTCTCCCCCGCATCGAGTATTACGCTCCCGATCATTACCGTTACAGGATTTCCCTCCCGAAATACGGCACTGCGGAACCGGGAACGGAAGAGCGTCTGGCCTCCATGTTTACAGGCCTGCAAGAAGCCGGCAGCCACCGGATGACACGGGCCAGCTTGAGTGTTTATTCATTTTTGCTGGACCTGCATACATCCGCCTCACGTTCGGCGAACGGAGCCATGGGTTCCGGAGCCCGCTTGGCTGAACGTGTGATGGCCTACTTAACCGCTCGCATCGAAGAGCCTTTCGATGGCGCCAAGCTGGCAGCCCACTTGAGCATGAATTACAGCTATGTCTCCTCCTCCTTCAGCAAGGCCACGGGTCAAAGCATCATTGAAGCGCATACCCGGCTCAAACTGAACGAGGCGGTGAAGCTGATCCGCCACAGTACGCTGAACATCGCCGAAATCAGCGAGCGGCTCGGCTACCAGAACCCCTTCTACTTCAGCCGGGTGTTCAAGAAGACCTTCGGCGAGCCGCCGTCTGCGTATGCACGCCAATTTTATCAGCCGCAGCGCCAAGAGAAGGATAGGGAGTAA
- a CDS encoding extracellular solute-binding protein, whose product MTIRRLMTALMTAALAGTTAACAGDDPAASGSADASGKDLPPVTLKGMLFGDQPKDLPLVLEEFEKRTKDTLNTKLSIEWNPVSDHKQKVKLMMAAGEEMDFVFDAEFMNLKELVPQGAYAPLDQYYNNDAYPGLKKAFSPEFVEANKRSDGHIYTIPFTQYFYDIQVIYLRKDLREKYGMPPISSYEDLQKFYERVLADEKGMTPLALRGVSGYQDILASDEPESRTVRPILVSGIPYLVHLSDDLQTVKNVVIAGDPASEWAKLPAPFSTMKTTFPQYDKWAMWRKYLEKDVLSQKDQKAFFMSGKAASYHGTLSSYAADRKKLQDTLAGADLEFFVFRKNMREMKPQSIGTNYKSNNSIAIPVTSENIDRTMKFFDWLFASRENHDLFEHGIPGKHWEAVGDTGIKLLSESKNYTFPGYELTWNPTLIRMNTELDDTAKRYFEYSAKADSYYAPVLAKFTFDNSGVKGEFANIASKAEPFVQQLKTGQFPDWEDQFTRLNGELKALGLDKLRAEVQKQVQAYLDGGGQ is encoded by the coding sequence ATGACAATAAGACGCCTGATGACAGCCCTGATGACGGCAGCCCTGGCCGGAACTACAGCAGCCTGCGCCGGCGACGATCCCGCCGCTTCGGGATCCGCAGACGCTTCCGGCAAGGATCTGCCTCCGGTCACCCTGAAGGGCATGCTGTTCGGGGACCAGCCGAAGGATCTGCCGCTCGTGCTTGAGGAATTCGAGAAGCGGACGAAGGATACACTGAACACGAAGCTCAGTATCGAGTGGAATCCGGTCAGCGACCATAAGCAGAAGGTCAAGCTGATGATGGCCGCAGGGGAGGAGATGGATTTTGTCTTCGATGCGGAATTCATGAATCTCAAGGAGCTCGTCCCCCAAGGGGCGTATGCACCCCTCGACCAATACTATAACAACGATGCTTACCCGGGACTCAAGAAAGCGTTCTCTCCCGAGTTTGTGGAAGCAAACAAACGCAGTGACGGACACATCTATACGATTCCGTTCACTCAATACTTCTATGATATCCAGGTGATCTACCTCCGCAAGGATCTCCGGGAGAAATACGGCATGCCGCCGATCAGCTCCTACGAGGATCTGCAGAAGTTCTACGAGCGGGTGCTTGCCGATGAGAAAGGGATGACCCCGCTTGCCCTGAGAGGAGTCAGCGGCTATCAGGATATCCTGGCCTCGGACGAGCCCGAGAGCAGGACCGTTCGGCCGATCCTGGTGAGCGGCATCCCGTACCTGGTGCATCTGTCCGACGATCTCCAAACGGTCAAGAACGTCGTCATCGCCGGCGACCCGGCTTCCGAGTGGGCGAAGCTGCCGGCTCCGTTCAGCACGATGAAGACCACGTTCCCGCAGTATGACAAATGGGCCATGTGGCGGAAATACCTGGAGAAGGACGTACTTAGCCAGAAGGACCAAAAGGCCTTCTTCATGTCCGGCAAGGCGGCATCCTACCACGGCACGCTGTCGTCGTACGCCGCAGACCGCAAGAAGCTGCAGGATACGCTGGCCGGAGCGGATCTGGAATTCTTCGTCTTCCGCAAGAATATGCGGGAGATGAAGCCGCAGAGCATCGGTACAAACTACAAGTCGAACAACTCGATCGCCATCCCGGTCACCTCGGAGAACATCGACCGGACGATGAAATTCTTCGACTGGCTGTTCGCCTCCCGCGAGAATCACGATCTTTTCGAACACGGGATTCCCGGCAAGCACTGGGAAGCTGTAGGCGACACGGGCATCAAGCTGCTGTCCGAATCCAAGAATTATACCTTCCCGGGCTATGAACTGACCTGGAACCCGACCTTGATCCGTATGAATACGGAGCTGGATGACACGGCGAAGAGATACTTCGAATATTCGGCGAAGGCGGACTCGTACTACGCGCCGGTGCTCGCCAAGTTCACCTTCGACAACTCGGGTGTGAAGGGCGAATTCGCCAATATCGCTTCGAAGGCCGAGCCTTTCGTCCAGCAGCTCAAAACCGGCCAGTTTCCGGACTGGGAAGACCAGTTCACGAGGCTGAACGGGGAGCTGAAGGCACTGGGGCTGGATAAGCTCCGGGCCGAGGTGCAGAAGCAGGTGCAGGCTTACCTGGATGGAGGCGGCCAATAG
- a CDS encoding beta-L-arabinofuranosidase domain-containing protein, whose protein sequence is MKELSSGRVRLAPGPLQARLELNKRYVMSLTNENLLRNFYLEAGLWSYSGNGGTTSATTTSTDGPEHWHWGWESPTCELRGHIMGHWLSAAATIYGQTQDGLVKAKADYIVAELARCQEANGGEWLAAFPESYMHRIARGKYVWAPHYTIHKLLMGLYDMYRLAGSAAALELMTNMAAWFYRWTDGFTREEMDDLLDLETGGMLETWADLYGVTGSGAHLELVRRYDRRRFFDALLEGRDVLTNKHANTQIPEILGAARAWEVTGEERYRRIVEAFWRCAVSERGYTATGAGDNGELWMPQGEMAARLGAGQEHCCNYNMMRLAQVLLRWTGDPAYADYWERRFVNGVLAHQHGETGMISYFIGLGAGSRKTWGTPTGHFWCCHGTLMQANASYEGQIFMEEEDGLAVCQWLPSKLEYEIGGTAIRLRIEQDGQHGLEPLSSWSVTGMTAITRADLPPIPVHRPDRFMYRLTFEAERAVTFKLRMRLPWWLSGEPVITVNGEAPLQGELKPSTFVELEREWKSGDTITVELPKGLKAEALPGEPGTVAFLDGPIVLAGLTAEERILTGNLEQPETLLAADRERNHGWWSPGYYRTVGIDRGFRFVPLYEIKDEIYSVYFPVRAHGAAGRENGEVSK, encoded by the coding sequence ATGAAGGAGCTCTCGTCTGGCCGGGTCAGGCTTGCGCCCGGACCGCTTCAAGCAAGACTGGAACTCAACAAGCGGTACGTGATGAGTCTGACGAACGAAAACCTGCTCCGGAATTTCTATCTGGAAGCGGGATTGTGGAGCTACAGCGGCAATGGAGGCACGACAAGCGCAACCACGACGAGCACGGATGGCCCCGAGCATTGGCACTGGGGCTGGGAATCGCCGACGTGCGAGCTGCGCGGCCATATTATGGGGCACTGGCTGTCGGCCGCAGCCACGATCTATGGACAGACGCAGGACGGGCTGGTCAAAGCGAAAGCGGATTACATCGTGGCAGAATTGGCGCGTTGTCAGGAAGCGAACGGAGGAGAATGGCTGGCTGCCTTCCCGGAAAGTTATATGCACCGCATCGCGAGGGGGAAGTACGTATGGGCTCCGCATTATACGATCCATAAGCTGCTTATGGGACTCTATGACATGTACCGGCTGGCTGGCAGCGCCGCGGCACTCGAGCTGATGACCAATATGGCGGCCTGGTTTTACCGCTGGACGGACGGGTTCACCCGGGAAGAGATGGACGACCTGCTCGACCTGGAGACGGGCGGCATGCTGGAGACCTGGGCCGATCTCTACGGGGTGACAGGCAGCGGAGCCCATCTGGAGCTCGTCCGCCGATATGACCGGCGGCGGTTCTTCGATGCGCTGCTGGAAGGCCGCGACGTCCTGACGAATAAGCACGCGAACACGCAGATTCCCGAGATTCTCGGCGCGGCCCGGGCGTGGGAGGTTACCGGCGAGGAGCGGTACCGCCGGATCGTGGAGGCCTTCTGGCGCTGTGCCGTGTCCGAGCGCGGCTATACAGCGACCGGCGCAGGGGATAACGGCGAGCTGTGGATGCCGCAGGGGGAGATGGCTGCCAGGCTCGGTGCAGGGCAGGAGCACTGCTGCAACTACAACATGATGCGCCTGGCGCAGGTGCTGCTCCGCTGGACGGGAGATCCCGCCTATGCGGATTATTGGGAGCGGCGGTTCGTCAACGGCGTGCTTGCCCACCAGCATGGGGAGACCGGCATGATCTCGTACTTCATCGGTCTCGGTGCCGGCAGCAGGAAGACCTGGGGAACGCCGACGGGGCACTTCTGGTGCTGTCACGGTACATTAATGCAGGCGAATGCCTCCTATGAGGGGCAGATCTTCATGGAAGAGGAAGACGGCCTTGCAGTCTGTCAATGGCTGCCCTCGAAGCTGGAGTACGAGATCGGCGGCACGGCCATCCGGCTGCGGATCGAGCAGGATGGGCAGCACGGGCTCGAGCCGCTGAGCAGCTGGTCTGTCACAGGCATGACGGCCATCACGCGGGCCGATCTGCCGCCGATCCCGGTACACCGTCCGGACCGGTTCATGTACAGACTGACCTTTGAAGCCGAACGGGCTGTTACGTTCAAGCTGCGCATGCGCCTTCCTTGGTGGCTGAGCGGAGAGCCGGTGATTACCGTGAACGGTGAAGCTCCCCTACAAGGAGAGCTGAAGCCCTCTACGTTCGTGGAGCTTGAGAGGGAATGGAAGAGCGGCGATACGATTACGGTTGAACTGCCCAAGGGGCTGAAGGCTGAAGCTCTTCCGGGGGAACCGGGCACCGTCGCTTTCCTGGACGGTCCGATCGTACTGGCGGGCCTGACGGCGGAAGAGCGCATCCTGACCGGGAACCTGGAGCAACCGGAGACACTGCTGGCTGCGGACCGGGAGCGCAATCACGGGTGGTGGAGTCCGGGCTATTACCGTACCGTAGGGATCGACCGCGGCTTTCGCTTTGTCCCCCTGTACGAGATCAAGGATGAAATCTATTCGGTCTATTTTCCGGTACGGGCTCATGGTGCGGCCGGCCGGGAGAATGGGGAGGTGTCCAAGTGA
- a CDS encoding glycoside hydrolase family 88 protein, with translation MNVIANIPELWKRIEEKINFLMETVGDGIPDHADSTGGYRFRRSDWWTSGFYPGILWIWYDLTKDERCKTAAWHRDAEMEPWLLHPEGEMNHDVGFQFLPTAVIKHTLTGDKEARRRGLAAANYLAGRFNPAGGFLRAWNLGPDGQPVAGWAIIDCLMNLPLLFWAGRQTGDPRYAQMAVRHADTFLQYGMRKDGSACHILSFDPVTGEFLESLGGQGFAPDSAWSRGTGWALYGFLLAYRNTGEPRYLEASRRAADFFLSHLPEDGVPYWDFRLPSLQGEPRDSSAAAIAASGLLDLAEAVQGTQRKTYQDAAGRILRSLTENYAVWDRPGFGPILTGATGNRPLGHHVDCSLIFGDYYYVEALAKAGRWKNRIFG, from the coding sequence GTGAACGTGATTGCGAACATACCGGAATTATGGAAACGCATCGAAGAGAAAATCAACTTCCTGATGGAAACCGTGGGAGACGGAATCCCGGATCATGCCGACTCCACGGGGGGTTACCGGTTCCGCCGCAGTGATTGGTGGACGTCCGGCTTCTATCCAGGGATTCTGTGGATCTGGTATGATCTGACGAAGGATGAACGCTGCAAGACCGCTGCCTGGCACCGGGACGCCGAGATGGAGCCTTGGCTGCTTCATCCCGAGGGGGAGATGAATCACGATGTCGGCTTTCAGTTCCTCCCGACGGCGGTGATCAAGCATACGTTGACGGGGGATAAAGAGGCGAGGCGCCGGGGACTTGCGGCGGCGAACTATCTCGCGGGCCGGTTCAATCCGGCAGGCGGGTTCCTGCGGGCATGGAACCTGGGACCGGACGGTCAGCCGGTGGCGGGGTGGGCCATCATCGACTGCCTCATGAATCTCCCGCTGCTGTTCTGGGCGGGCAGACAAACCGGCGATCCGAGATATGCGCAGATGGCGGTCCGGCATGCGGATACCTTCCTGCAGTATGGGATGAGAAAGGATGGCTCGGCCTGCCATATCCTGTCCTTCGATCCGGTCACGGGGGAATTCCTCGAATCCCTGGGAGGACAGGGCTTCGCACCGGATTCTGCCTGGAGCCGGGGGACAGGCTGGGCTCTGTACGGATTCCTGCTCGCTTACCGTAATACAGGGGAACCCCGTTACCTGGAGGCTTCCCGGCGTGCGGCCGATTTTTTCCTGTCCCATCTGCCTGAGGATGGCGTGCCCTATTGGGATTTCAGGCTGCCGAGCCTGCAGGGCGAGCCGCGCGATTCTTCAGCCGCCGCGATTGCCGCCTCAGGCCTGCTCGATCTGGCCGAGGCTGTGCAGGGAACTCAGCGGAAGACCTATCAGGATGCTGCCGGGCGGATACTTCGGTCGCTGACGGAGAACTATGCCGTCTGGGACCGGCCCGGCTTCGGCCCGATTCTGACCGGAGCGACAGGAAACCGGCCGCTCGGGCACCACGTGGACTGCTCGCTGATATTCGGAGACTACTATTACGTCGAGGCGCTGGCGAAAGCGGGGAGGTGGAAGAACCGGATCTTTGGGTAA
- a CDS encoding ABC transporter permease, with the protein MSGTVMKQPELLQKKLSGQQRGVLGAFFHELIRNKFLYVLALPGIVWFFIFCYVPMGGIVIAFQDFKAVKGITGSPFVGLKNFEFFFHSKDWLLIVRNTVLLNVLFIAFGTLASVAIAVMVTELGSPWFKMISQSVMIFPHFLSWTVVAMFMTAFVATEGGFINQLLGMIGVQPVAFLSSPQYWPAILVLLKIWHGAGFGAIIYMAAIAGINPDIYESASIDGATRWQKIRFITLPLLKPTVILLTILAVGGIFNGDFGLIYAIIGRNPALYPTTDVIDTYVFRALMDLGDMGMSAAVGFLQSFIGFILVLTVNYIAKKTAPESAIF; encoded by the coding sequence ATGAGCGGTACGGTTATGAAACAACCCGAGCTTCTGCAGAAGAAGCTCTCGGGACAGCAGCGCGGAGTTCTGGGCGCATTCTTCCACGAACTCATACGCAATAAATTCCTGTACGTCCTGGCGCTGCCCGGGATCGTCTGGTTCTTTATCTTCTGCTACGTTCCGATGGGCGGCATCGTGATTGCTTTCCAGGATTTCAAAGCAGTGAAGGGCATCACGGGAAGCCCGTTCGTCGGACTGAAGAACTTCGAGTTCTTTTTCCATTCGAAGGACTGGCTGCTTATTGTCAGGAATACGGTGCTGCTCAATGTGCTGTTCATCGCCTTCGGCACCCTGGCTTCGGTCGCGATCGCGGTCATGGTGACGGAGCTGGGCAGCCCGTGGTTCAAGATGATCTCCCAGTCCGTGATGATCTTCCCGCATTTTCTCTCCTGGACGGTCGTGGCGATGTTCATGACCGCCTTCGTGGCGACGGAAGGAGGCTTCATCAACCAGCTCCTCGGGATGATCGGCGTACAGCCGGTCGCTTTCCTCTCCTCGCCCCAGTACTGGCCTGCGATTCTGGTGCTGCTGAAGATCTGGCATGGGGCCGGCTTCGGTGCGATCATTTACATGGCTGCAATTGCCGGGATCAACCCCGATATCTACGAGTCGGCATCCATCGATGGGGCCACCCGCTGGCAGAAAATCCGCTTCATCACCCTGCCGCTGCTGAAGCCGACGGTGATCCTGCTGACGATCCTGGCGGTCGGGGGGATCTTCAACGGGGATTTCGGACTGATCTACGCGATCATCGGACGAAACCCGGCCCTGTACCCGACAACGGACGTCATCGACACCTATGTCTTCCGAGCGCTGATGGACCTGGGGGATATGGGCATGTCGGCGGCGGTCGGCTTCCTGCAGTCCTTTATCGGCTTCATCCTGGTGCTCACCGTCAACTATATCGCCAAGAAGACGGCGCCGGAGTCCGCTATTTTTTAA
- a CDS encoding sensor histidine kinase, whose protein sequence is MGIPKLSWNSIRFKLVVGLFLVTIPLITLLIYNNYYSISVVRNQVALSNKNMISLYMAQIDTQLQDAERNLMSLVTYDYDIQSMDDPNSGDEYQLAKHRVSVKLSNEIVLYKSVDAFFVYSQTRQDLLDVFKAGVPFSERDQVEQYLRRWFGGQPHLEGGGEHSWFTQKIGEDYYMLKVISYGDLYIGAWVNAKTLLVPLHLIDLGGEGTALLVTEGGETMISTQSLPDDHIDFTKGFLQYHLSGGKNNMLIVGEPSQKGNFGLVAAIPEKQILQNLPRISRTIEIISLASIGLLPISLLVLRRILLLPLKRLLAVMRRINDGNFNVRIEPYPASDEFLLVNHTFNRMMSQIEELKISVYEEQLSKQKAELQHLQLQINPHFFMNSLNIMYSLAQVKNFELIQEMTLCLVQYFRFMFRSNLTFVALREELQHVRNYMRIQELRYPNLLTCRIDAPAFLQHVPVPPLVIQSFLENSMKHGVTQDEPIHLSVDVDLKETGLAPYIEMIIRDTGCGFSEHALAQIRSGNRVIDEQGEHIGIWNVRKRLQLLYGDQASIACYNGFPRGAVVELKLPYYVET, encoded by the coding sequence GTGGGTATCCCCAAACTCTCGTGGAATTCCATTCGGTTCAAACTGGTGGTAGGGTTATTTCTCGTGACGATACCGCTCATTACGCTGCTCATCTACAATAACTACTACAGTATCAGCGTTGTTCGCAATCAAGTGGCACTCTCCAATAAAAATATGATCTCGCTGTACATGGCCCAAATCGATACCCAATTGCAGGATGCCGAGCGGAATCTGATGAGTTTGGTGACATACGATTACGATATTCAATCAATGGATGACCCCAATTCGGGGGATGAGTACCAACTGGCGAAACACCGCGTTTCGGTGAAGTTATCGAACGAGATCGTTCTTTATAAATCCGTCGACGCTTTTTTCGTCTACTCTCAAACAAGGCAGGATTTGCTGGACGTCTTTAAGGCGGGGGTCCCATTTTCGGAGCGTGATCAGGTTGAGCAATATCTGCGTCGTTGGTTCGGTGGACAACCCCATCTGGAGGGGGGCGGCGAACACAGTTGGTTTACGCAAAAAATCGGAGAAGACTACTATATGCTTAAGGTCATCTCTTACGGGGATCTCTATATCGGGGCATGGGTCAACGCGAAGACACTGCTTGTTCCGCTTCACTTAATTGATCTCGGAGGAGAAGGGACTGCTCTGCTGGTAACAGAGGGAGGGGAAACGATGATCAGCACGCAATCATTGCCTGACGATCATATCGACTTTACGAAGGGTTTCCTGCAATATCATCTCTCCGGCGGAAAGAACAATATGCTCATCGTTGGAGAACCTTCTCAAAAGGGGAACTTCGGCCTCGTAGCCGCCATCCCGGAAAAGCAAATTTTGCAGAACCTGCCGAGAATATCGCGCACCATCGAAATTATATCCCTTGCCTCGATCGGGTTACTTCCCATCAGCTTGCTGGTGCTTCGCCGAATTCTGCTTTTGCCGCTGAAACGCCTCCTTGCCGTCATGAGAAGAATCAATGATGGGAACTTCAATGTACGAATCGAACCATATCCTGCATCCGATGAGTTTCTATTGGTGAATCATACCTTTAATAGGATGATGTCGCAAATCGAGGAATTGAAAATCAGCGTGTACGAAGAGCAGCTGAGCAAGCAAAAGGCGGAGCTCCAACACTTGCAACTGCAGATTAACCCGCACTTTTTCATGAATTCCTTAAACATCATGTACAGTTTGGCGCAAGTGAAAAATTTCGAGTTGATTCAAGAAATGACCTTGTGCTTGGTTCAATATTTCCGCTTCATGTTTCGCAGCAATCTGACCTTCGTCGCTCTGCGGGAGGAGCTGCAGCATGTACGTAACTATATGAGAATTCAGGAGCTTCGATATCCGAACCTCTTAACTTGCCGAATCGATGCTCCGGCTTTTCTGCAGCATGTTCCGGTACCGCCACTTGTGATTCAATCCTTCTTGGAGAATTCAATGAAGCATGGCGTGACGCAGGACGAGCCTATCCATTTATCCGTTGACGTAGATTTAAAAGAAACCGGGTTGGCACCATACATCGAGATGATCATCCGTGATACAGGCTGCGGCTTTTCGGAACACGCATTAGCTCAAATTCGCTCCGGGAACCGTGTGATCGACGAACAAGGCGAACACATCGGCATATGGAACGTACGCAAGAGACTTCAGTTGCTGTACGGCGATCAAGCATCCATTGCTTGCTACAACGGGTTCCCAAGAGGCGCTGTAGTTGAACTAAAGCTTCCATATTATGTGGAAACGTAG